The following are encoded in a window of Roseimaritima ulvae genomic DNA:
- a CDS encoding carboxypeptidase-like regulatory domain-containing protein produces the protein MSNSFSNRRCGPSRMIGMLATGALSVAMLAGCSGGVAENPDWPARVPATGTVHYKGQPMADAVVSFMNPEAQVTGTGTTDADGHFTLTTYVANDGVVPGTQVVTVRCVQVTDSTPEDVDVSAGGVAGPQKVTWLIPEKYSNATKSGLTATVTEGGENDFMFELE, from the coding sequence ATGAGTAATTCGTTTTCCAATCGTCGTTGCGGTCCGAGTCGGATGATAGGGATGCTGGCCACCGGCGCGCTGAGCGTAGCGATGCTGGCCGGTTGTTCGGGTGGCGTCGCTGAAAACCCAGACTGGCCGGCTCGTGTGCCGGCAACGGGAACGGTGCATTACAAGGGCCAGCCAATGGCCGACGCTGTGGTCAGTTTTATGAATCCCGAAGCTCAGGTGACCGGCACCGGGACCACCGATGCCGACGGGCATTTCACATTGACCACCTACGTGGCGAACGATGGAGTGGTGCCGGGCACGCAGGTGGTGACGGTCCGCTGCGTGCAGGTGACCGACAGCACGCCGGAGGACGTTGATGTGTCGGCCGGTGGAGTCGCCGGGCCGCAGAAGGTGACTTGGCTGATTCCCGAAAAGTATTCGAACGCCACCAAATCCGGATTGACCGCAACGGTCACCGAAGGCGGTGAAAACGATTTTATGTTCGAGTTGGAATAG
- a CDS encoding TlpA family protein disulfide reductase — MNRTSVFQFGAALALILGSGCDSSVAPWAVSATPEAHPVSRSNAPQAGLQRLGSGPSASARQAAQQDLDAHRDYRFVFDTQSIDGQSLHHQDFQGRVLIVDLWATWCPPCRQEVPHFVDLQQRYGEAGLSVIGFNYERAMTNRGAEQTIRKFLARQPVNYPLALGTPELKVQVPRFRGYPTTLFIDGSGMVRATVVGSRPLEYLEAMVQIMLKENGSDFAPAQPVENTFAAPSAEPGADAEPEEAEEEPLPSPQGTSEIQHNPFADRQ; from the coding sequence ATGAACCGCACTTCTGTTTTTCAGTTTGGGGCCGCTCTGGCATTGATTTTGGGCAGCGGCTGTGACAGTTCGGTCGCCCCATGGGCAGTTTCGGCCACCCCGGAGGCTCATCCGGTGTCCCGCTCAAACGCTCCGCAAGCCGGACTGCAGCGTCTCGGTAGCGGCCCTTCGGCGTCCGCCCGGCAGGCCGCTCAGCAGGATCTGGACGCTCATCGCGACTACCGTTTTGTGTTCGATACCCAGTCCATCGACGGCCAGTCGCTCCACCATCAAGACTTCCAGGGCCGCGTCTTGATCGTCGACCTGTGGGCCACCTGGTGCCCACCCTGCCGCCAAGAAGTCCCGCATTTTGTCGACCTTCAGCAGCGCTACGGCGAGGCGGGGTTGTCGGTCATCGGCTTCAACTATGAACGGGCGATGACCAATCGCGGCGCCGAACAAACCATTCGCAAATTCCTCGCCCGCCAACCGGTGAACTACCCGCTGGCCCTGGGCACGCCGGAGCTGAAGGTCCAGGTCCCCCGATTCCGCGGGTACCCGACCACGCTGTTTATCGACGGCAGCGGAATGGTGCGAGCCACGGTGGTCGGTTCGCGTCCGCTGGAATATCTGGAAGCGATGGTGCAGATCATGCTGAAAGAAAACGGCAGCGACTTCGCGCCCGCTCAGCCCGTCGAGAACACCTTCGCGGCCCCATCGGCGGAACCGGGGGCAGATGCCGAGCCGGAAGAAGCGGAAGAGGAGCCTCTGCCCTCGCCGCAGGGCACCTCGGAAATCCAACACAACCCCTTTGCGGATCGCCAATAA
- a CDS encoding prenyltransferase/squalene oxidase repeat-containing protein has translation MPARNPVACNASFSRRQLLRLAGSAAAVAGLTAAGGRQATAAGNRDPRWTDATNKGLNWLSKNQSSRGQWNTQVYPTAMAALAGTALIASGSTTTQGPYAREIGRAADYIISKSRQNGLIGDPQTDSRYTYGHGFSMLFLSQVLGEEGLIDRREELVEVLTKAVEFSGNAQTPAGGWGYVSAREGSNFDEGSTTITQVQGLRGCRNAGIPVPAEIIDRAKEYIYTCKNADGGISYSSRQTGSSRPAITAAALAALYNAGDYDSEHVPDMLKYAKDNLHNINDAARAFGHWHYTYLYYSQVVYRQGDDLWNDFRDKLYNRIVGEQKPDGYWEGQIHPVYVTACNLIMLQLDRGFLPIYQR, from the coding sequence ATGCCCGCTCGCAATCCTGTCGCATGCAACGCCTCGTTTTCACGTCGCCAGCTGCTCCGGCTTGCCGGTTCCGCCGCGGCGGTTGCCGGCCTGACTGCAGCGGGGGGGAGGCAGGCCACGGCCGCTGGAAATCGGGATCCCCGTTGGACCGATGCGACCAACAAGGGGCTGAATTGGTTAAGCAAAAATCAGTCCTCGCGGGGCCAATGGAATACGCAGGTGTACCCCACCGCGATGGCGGCCCTGGCCGGCACGGCGCTGATCGCCAGCGGTTCGACGACCACTCAGGGACCGTATGCGCGAGAAATTGGCCGAGCGGCCGACTATATCATCAGCAAGTCGCGTCAGAACGGCTTGATCGGCGATCCGCAAACCGACAGCCGCTATACCTACGGGCACGGCTTTTCGATGCTGTTCCTGTCCCAGGTTTTGGGCGAAGAAGGCTTGATAGATCGCCGCGAAGAACTGGTCGAAGTGCTGACCAAAGCGGTGGAGTTCAGCGGCAATGCCCAGACGCCCGCCGGCGGCTGGGGATACGTGTCGGCTCGCGAGGGCAGCAACTTTGATGAAGGTTCCACCACGATCACGCAGGTCCAGGGGCTGCGCGGTTGCCGCAACGCCGGCATTCCCGTACCAGCCGAAATCATCGACCGCGCCAAGGAGTACATCTATACCTGCAAGAACGCCGACGGCGGGATCAGCTACAGCAGTCGGCAAACGGGCAGCAGTCGGCCGGCGATCACCGCCGCCGCCCTGGCCGCGCTTTACAACGCGGGCGATTACGACAGCGAACATGTGCCGGACATGCTGAAGTACGCCAAAGACAATCTGCATAACATCAACGACGCCGCGCGAGCCTTTGGGCATTGGCACTACACGTACTTGTACTACAGCCAGGTCGTGTACCGCCAAGGGGATGATCTGTGGAACGACTTCCGTGATAAATTGTACAACCGCATCGTTGGCGAACAGAAACCGGACGGATATTGGGAAGGCCAAATCCATCCGGTGTACGTAACCGCCTGCAATCTGATCATGCTGCAGTTGGATCGCGGCTTCTTACCGATCTACCAGCGCTAG
- the mutM gene encoding bifunctional DNA-formamidopyrimidine glycosylase/DNA-(apurinic or apyrimidinic site) lyase produces MPELPEVETMRRGVQGVVGHVIQSVQRTPCRLRPIQIQPRIDVLNRRVQGRQITAVGRRGKRVLLHLDDHAVIVIEPRMTGLVLVAQPPNSTHLRVRIGLQGDRHNELLFWDRRGLGTFRLLSADQKQAVLGEHVLGIDALEITTEQLRERLKCSRRAIKVALLDQKAVTGIGNLYAAEILHVAGVDPRTRCDQLSRPQWQRIQAATSMVLREAIRHEGSTLSDGTYRNALNDAGGYQNHHRVYDREGQPCPRCGGQPIRRIVQAQRSTFFCNECQQKRGKHPAVTEA; encoded by the coding sequence ATGCCTGAACTGCCCGAAGTCGAAACGATGCGCCGCGGGGTGCAAGGCGTGGTGGGGCACGTGATTCAGTCGGTCCAACGCACGCCCTGCCGGTTGCGGCCGATCCAAATCCAGCCCCGCATCGATGTTCTGAACCGCCGCGTCCAAGGCCGCCAGATCACCGCCGTGGGCCGTCGCGGCAAACGTGTGCTGTTGCATCTGGACGACCACGCGGTGATCGTGATCGAGCCGCGGATGACCGGGCTGGTATTGGTCGCCCAGCCCCCCAATTCGACGCATTTGCGGGTTCGCATCGGCTTGCAGGGAGACCGTCATAACGAATTGTTGTTCTGGGATCGCCGCGGTCTGGGCACCTTTCGGTTGCTGTCGGCTGACCAAAAGCAAGCCGTGCTGGGGGAGCATGTGTTGGGCATCGATGCCTTGGAAATCACCACGGAACAGCTGCGTGAGCGTCTGAAATGCAGTCGTCGAGCGATCAAGGTGGCGCTGTTGGACCAGAAAGCCGTGACCGGGATTGGCAACTTGTATGCGGCCGAAATCCTGCACGTGGCCGGCGTCGATCCTCGCACTCGCTGCGACCAGTTGAGCAGGCCGCAGTGGCAGCGGATTCAGGCCGCCACGTCGATGGTGTTACGCGAAGCCATCCGCCACGAAGGTTCGACGCTATCCGACGGCACCTACCGCAACGCGCTTAACGACGCCGGCGGCTACCAGAACCATCACCGCGTGTACGATCGCGAGGGCCAGCCCTGTCCGCGTTGCGGGGGGCAGCCGATCCGCCGCATCGTGCAGGCCCAGCGTTCGACCTTCTTTTGCAACGAGTGCCAACAAAAACGCGGCAAACACCCTGCGGTCACGGAAGCCTGA
- a CDS encoding DUF1559 domain-containing protein: MRKNRQGFTLVELLVVIAIIGVLVGLLLPAVQAAREAARRMQCTNHLKQFALALHNYSDTYQKFPAGSGGTDLAVRRLSPMVGLMQFVEEDNLFDMISSTNTFGSRTYSPFGAPPWDQNYDLWGSQFQVKGMNCPSDSPVGDPRGGRWQNGAAATTSYSFCQGDHVTGVGNQQTYRRRGLFGYRSYAAFRDIKDGTSNTLAISERCFPTSDRSIFGHTVESLVGLESNPALCLAQADRATKQYLPSANLSGYRTGGTRAYDGMPIYTGFTATLPPNSPSCVTGNINAPGVMTAQSWHPGGVNCAYADGSVRFVAETIDAGNSGAPEALSGPSPYGVWGALATINGGEVVNE; this comes from the coding sequence ATGCGAAAGAACAGACAGGGGTTTACGTTGGTCGAGCTGTTGGTGGTGATCGCCATCATCGGTGTTTTGGTGGGGCTTTTGTTGCCGGCGGTGCAAGCAGCCCGGGAAGCCGCGCGGCGGATGCAATGCACTAATCATTTGAAGCAGTTTGCGTTGGCATTACATAATTATTCGGATACTTATCAAAAGTTTCCTGCTGGTTCCGGCGGCACGGATCTGGCGGTGCGTCGCTTGAGCCCGATGGTAGGGCTGATGCAGTTCGTCGAAGAGGACAATTTGTTCGACATGATCAGCAGCACCAACACCTTCGGCAGCAGGACCTATAGTCCGTTCGGAGCGCCGCCTTGGGACCAGAACTATGACTTGTGGGGTTCGCAGTTTCAGGTCAAGGGAATGAACTGTCCGTCGGACTCACCGGTCGGGGACCCACGCGGCGGTCGTTGGCAGAACGGTGCCGCAGCGACGACCAGTTATTCGTTCTGTCAGGGCGACCATGTGACGGGCGTTGGCAACCAGCAGACCTACCGGCGACGTGGCTTGTTCGGTTATCGCAGCTATGCCGCATTCCGTGACATCAAAGACGGCACCAGCAACACGTTGGCGATTTCCGAACGCTGTTTCCCAACGTCGGACCGCAGCATTTTTGGACATACCGTGGAAAGTTTGGTGGGGTTGGAATCCAATCCCGCGCTGTGTTTGGCGCAAGCCGATCGGGCGACTAAGCAGTACCTGCCATCGGCCAATCTTTCCGGTTATCGCACCGGAGGCACACGGGCTTACGACGGGATGCCGATCTACACGGGATTCACCGCGACGTTGCCGCCCAACAGTCCTTCATGTGTGACCGGAAACATCAACGCTCCGGGTGTGATGACCGCGCAAAGCTGGCATCCGGGAGGCGTCAACTGTGCCTACGCTGATGGTTCGGTACGGTTTGTTGCCGAGACGATCGACGCGGGGAACTCGGGCGCGCCGGAAGCGCTCAGCGGCCCCAGTCCGTATGGGGTTTGGGGAGCGTTGGCGACGATCAATGGCGGGGAGGTGGTCAATGAGTAA
- a CDS encoding FHA domain-containing protein, with protein MSDITITILHGADRGKVYRQLAVPMTIGREEGNSIQLNDERVSRCHLKVQRDNDRLVLTDLDSTNGTKVNGQETHLRILRYGDLIAVGRSLMLIGSDEQIAQRMARINGKSDDGSSSSSYNREAGSFEGSLGFDIGEGTPPQLANLLGLVEPPEVPDHMSAGQAAQFCEILEYLQARLHKLIESADIDETTQKVNVNFSTWQRLLDLQARLATLVRSVANP; from the coding sequence ATGTCAGACATCACAATCACGATTCTTCATGGTGCGGACCGCGGTAAGGTTTACCGTCAGTTGGCCGTCCCGATGACGATTGGGCGTGAAGAGGGCAACTCGATCCAACTGAACGACGAGCGGGTCAGCCGCTGCCATCTGAAAGTCCAGCGTGACAATGACCGCCTAGTGCTGACCGACTTGGACAGCACCAACGGCACCAAGGTCAACGGCCAGGAAACCCACCTGCGGATTCTCCGCTACGGAGACCTGATCGCCGTCGGCCGCAGTCTGATGCTGATCGGCAGCGATGAGCAGATCGCTCAGCGGATGGCTCGGATCAACGGCAAAAGCGACGACGGTAGTTCCTCGTCATCGTACAATCGCGAAGCCGGTTCCTTCGAGGGCTCGTTGGGCTTTGACATCGGCGAAGGCACTCCGCCGCAACTAGCCAACTTACTGGGGCTGGTCGAACCCCCGGAAGTCCCGGATCACATGTCGGCCGGTCAAGCCGCGCAATTCTGCGAAATCTTGGAATACCTCCAGGCTCGACTTCACAAACTAATTGAATCGGCCGATATCGACGAAACCACACAAAAGGTGAACGTCAACTTTTCCACCTGGCAGCGGTTGTTGGACCTGCAAGCACGCCTGGCGACCCTGGTACGCAGCGTCGCCAATCCATAG
- the trpB gene encoding tryptophan synthase subunit beta, which translates to MTTTPEGTAPEGTAPAASAQVPNAQGRFGDFGGRFVPETLTKALDQLVDEYEQAKKDPQFQRDLANLLKTFVGRPSPLYHARRLSQAVGGAQIWLKREDLNHTGAHKINNTLGQALLTLRMGKKRVIAETGAGQHGVASATACAHFGLPCVVYMGSEDVRRQKPNVFSMRLLGAEVRPVESGSQTLRDAVNEAMRDWMSSVEDTHYIIGSVIGPHPFPMMVRDFQSVIGSETREQCRDSFGRLPDCVVACVGGGSNAAGMFYPFVEDEGVRLVGVEAGGRGVLPGDHASPLTFGAPGVLHGSFSYVMQDEDGQTCDVHSMSAGLDYPGVGPEHSYWKDTGRADYIHCQDHEALDAFDKLARSEGILAALETSHATAKAIEIAATMPADQHLVICLSGRGDKDAMELARLRGESWE; encoded by the coding sequence ATGACGACCACCCCCGAAGGCACCGCTCCCGAAGGCACCGCTCCCGCCGCCTCTGCACAGGTCCCCAACGCCCAGGGGCGGTTTGGCGATTTTGGTGGGCGATTTGTTCCCGAAACCCTGACCAAAGCTCTGGACCAACTGGTCGACGAATACGAACAGGCTAAGAAAGATCCCCAGTTCCAGCGAGACCTGGCGAACTTGCTGAAAACCTTCGTCGGCCGCCCCAGCCCGCTGTACCACGCCCGGCGGTTAAGCCAGGCGGTCGGAGGCGCTCAGATCTGGCTCAAACGCGAAGACCTGAATCACACCGGGGCCCACAAAATCAACAATACCCTGGGGCAAGCTCTGCTCACCCTGCGGATGGGCAAAAAACGCGTGATCGCCGAAACCGGCGCCGGCCAGCACGGCGTCGCCAGCGCCACGGCCTGTGCCCATTTCGGCCTGCCCTGCGTCGTTTACATGGGCTCCGAAGATGTCCGCCGACAAAAACCCAACGTGTTCAGCATGCGGTTGCTGGGCGCCGAAGTCCGCCCGGTCGAAAGCGGTTCGCAGACGCTTCGGGACGCCGTCAACGAAGCCATGCGGGACTGGATGAGCAGCGTCGAAGATACGCATTACATCATCGGCAGCGTGATCGGGCCGCATCCCTTCCCGATGATGGTCCGCGACTTTCAATCGGTGATCGGCAGCGAAACCCGCGAACAGTGTCGCGACAGTTTTGGTCGCTTGCCCGACTGCGTCGTGGCCTGCGTGGGCGGAGGCAGCAACGCGGCCGGCATGTTCTACCCATTTGTCGAAGACGAAGGCGTGCGATTGGTCGGCGTGGAAGCCGGCGGCCGCGGCGTCTTGCCCGGCGATCATGCCTCGCCGCTGACCTTCGGCGCCCCCGGGGTCCTGCACGGCAGCTTCAGCTACGTGATGCAAGACGAAGACGGCCAGACCTGCGATGTGCATTCGATGAGTGCCGGCCTGGACTATCCAGGTGTCGGTCCCGAACACAGCTACTGGAAAGATACCGGACGCGCCGACTACATCCATTGCCAAGACCACGAAGCGCTCGATGCGTTTGACAAACTAGCGCGCAGCGAAGGCATCCTGGCCGCATTGGAAACCAGCCACGCCACGGCCAAAGCCATCGAGATCGCCGCGACCATGCCGGCCGATCAGCACCTGGTGATCTGCCTGTCCGGTCGCGGTGACAAAGACGCCATGGAACTGGCACGACTCCGTGGCGAATCCTGGGAGTAG
- the dnaE gene encoding DNA polymerase III subunit alpha, whose amino-acid sequence MDTKPFVHLHCHSHYSLLDGAGDVGKLIGRCKDHGMNALALTDHGNLHGALEFYRKAKAAEINPIIGYEAYIAPGSRFDKDGAGNSRDASYHLTLLAQNRTGFRNLIKLASAASLEGFYFKPRIDKEILKAHSEGIICLSGCVSSEFSRAVLKGTDTAEAIESAKNIAGWFHNVFEDRYYIEVMNNGVDIQKMQLEGAVDIAKQMGLPVVTTSDTHYVDPEDAEAQDVMLCINTGRFRTDQSRMRMDGNQYFLRSPEQMYEKFPGLEDAVARSQEIADSVDIDLELGKHYFPNFECPDDLQPIDYLRQLCIKGLKERYEGNDERLIDGELSEEVMARLERELGVIEKLGFPTYFLINWDFVHVARSKGIAATARGSGVGAIVCYALYLSHVCPLQYDLLFERFLDESRLEPPDIDIDFEKERRVEVIQYVKERYGHDNVCQIGTFGTLAARAAIKDVGRVLGIPLTRVNQITEMVPDELKITIKKAMEKSDDLRLTYENDPEIRELLDLAMRIEGLARNVGTHAAAVVIADRPLTEFVPLGRVPGKQDVITQWPMNDVEAAGLLKMDFLGLRNLTMLSRAVAFVEQTTGEKIDPLKFPLDDRASYQLLQRGETKGVFQLESGGIRDLLQRMKPDCFHDIIATAALYRPGPLEGGMVDMYVDIKHGRQQPEYKHPVLEEILAETNSVMVYQEQVMRILNRLGGIPLAKAYTCIKAISKKKIDLINSNREKFIEGSVESGLAKKDAEDIWNLIEKFAGYGFNKSHSTAYALIAFQTAYLKAHYPVEFMASLLSSDISARNFKRKDPMVEHMEDCDRMGIEVVNPDVNHSDADFSVADGKIYFALSAIKGCGGSTGVAIEEERKKNGPYKDIFDFCERVDPAACNKSAIETLIKAGAMDSFGVHRSQLTAVMERAMQSGAAALADKKSGQASLFGDMEEEEDAPTAAESMPAMEEWPEKQKLLAEKEVLGYYLSSHPLAEYEPKLAAFRSHTTDQFGPLKDRAEVMVGGMISSIKIAHTKNSKPGAPTKYVNFDLEDMQGAVRCIMWPSGYAEMGEKVQADAVVMVRAVCDKRGGGDEVNLIINELIPLDELDGKYTRGIRIQIDQNKHEEATLPQIREIVRGYPGKQELQFAVKVTDGYVIHLRSKKMHVELTPELRERLDDLLGTGSYKMLTSRPQLAQGGGPRRRGG is encoded by the coding sequence ATGGATACCAAGCCGTTTGTGCATCTGCATTGCCACAGTCACTACAGCTTGTTGGACGGTGCGGGGGACGTCGGCAAACTGATCGGGCGTTGCAAAGACCACGGCATGAACGCCTTGGCGCTGACCGATCATGGCAACCTGCACGGGGCTTTGGAGTTTTACCGCAAAGCCAAAGCGGCGGAGATCAACCCGATCATCGGCTATGAAGCCTACATCGCTCCGGGCAGTCGCTTCGACAAAGACGGCGCCGGCAACAGCCGCGACGCCAGTTATCACCTCACTCTGCTGGCTCAAAATCGTACCGGTTTTCGCAACCTGATCAAACTCGCCTCGGCCGCCAGCCTGGAAGGCTTCTACTTCAAGCCGCGGATCGACAAAGAGATCCTCAAGGCCCACAGCGAAGGCATTATCTGTCTGTCGGGCTGTGTCAGTAGCGAATTTAGTCGCGCCGTGTTGAAGGGTACCGATACGGCCGAAGCCATCGAATCGGCAAAAAACATTGCCGGCTGGTTTCACAACGTGTTTGAGGATCGCTACTACATCGAAGTCATGAACAATGGCGTCGATATCCAAAAAATGCAGCTCGAAGGCGCCGTCGACATCGCCAAACAGATGGGGCTGCCGGTCGTCACCACCAGCGACACCCACTATGTCGATCCGGAAGACGCCGAAGCGCAGGACGTGATGCTGTGCATCAACACCGGCCGCTTCCGCACCGACCAGTCGCGGATGCGGATGGACGGCAATCAATACTTCCTCCGTAGCCCGGAGCAGATGTATGAGAAATTCCCGGGGCTCGAAGACGCCGTCGCTCGCAGCCAAGAAATCGCTGACAGCGTCGACATCGATCTGGAACTGGGCAAGCACTACTTCCCGAATTTCGAATGCCCCGACGACCTGCAGCCGATCGATTACCTCCGCCAGCTGTGCATCAAAGGCCTCAAAGAACGTTACGAAGGCAACGACGAACGGCTGATCGATGGCGAGCTGTCTGAGGAGGTGATGGCTCGCCTGGAACGTGAACTGGGCGTGATTGAGAAGCTGGGTTTCCCCACCTACTTCTTAATCAACTGGGACTTTGTCCACGTCGCCCGCTCCAAGGGCATCGCCGCCACGGCTCGTGGTAGCGGTGTCGGTGCAATCGTTTGTTACGCGCTGTACCTGTCGCACGTCTGCCCGCTGCAGTACGACCTGCTGTTCGAACGGTTCCTGGACGAAAGCCGACTGGAACCGCCGGATATCGATATCGACTTCGAGAAAGAACGTCGTGTCGAAGTCATCCAGTACGTCAAGGAACGTTACGGACACGACAACGTTTGCCAGATCGGGACCTTTGGTACGCTGGCCGCCCGAGCGGCCATCAAGGACGTCGGCCGCGTGCTGGGGATTCCCCTGACACGCGTCAACCAGATCACCGAAATGGTGCCGGACGAGCTGAAGATCACCATCAAAAAGGCGATGGAGAAAAGCGACGATCTGCGGCTGACGTACGAAAACGATCCCGAGATCCGCGAACTGCTGGACCTCGCGATGCGGATCGAAGGCTTGGCTCGCAATGTCGGCACCCACGCCGCGGCGGTCGTCATCGCCGACCGCCCGCTAACCGAATTTGTGCCGCTCGGCCGCGTCCCCGGCAAACAGGACGTGATCACCCAGTGGCCGATGAACGACGTCGAAGCGGCCGGACTGCTGAAGATGGACTTCCTGGGGCTCCGCAACCTGACCATGCTCAGCCGAGCGGTGGCCTTCGTCGAACAGACGACGGGCGAAAAAATCGATCCGCTCAAATTCCCGCTCGACGATCGCGCTTCATACCAACTGTTGCAGCGCGGCGAAACCAAGGGCGTGTTCCAATTGGAATCCGGCGGGATTCGCGACCTGCTACAGCGGATGAAACCCGACTGCTTCCACGACATCATCGCAACCGCCGCGTTGTACCGGCCCGGTCCGCTCGAGGGCGGCATGGTCGATATGTACGTGGACATTAAACACGGTCGCCAACAACCCGAATACAAACACCCGGTCCTGGAAGAAATCCTCGCCGAAACCAACTCGGTGATGGTCTACCAAGAACAGGTGATGCGGATCTTAAACCGCTTGGGCGGCATCCCGTTGGCCAAAGCCTATACCTGTATTAAGGCGATCAGTAAGAAAAAGATCGACCTGATCAATTCCAACCGCGAAAAGTTCATTGAAGGCTCCGTCGAATCGGGACTGGCCAAAAAAGACGCGGAAGACATTTGGAACCTGATCGAAAAATTCGCCGGCTACGGTTTTAACAAATCGCACAGTACGGCCTACGCCCTGATCGCTTTCCAAACCGCGTACCTCAAGGCGCACTACCCGGTCGAGTTCATGGCCTCGCTGCTGTCGAGCGATATCTCGGCGCGGAACTTCAAACGCAAAGACCCGATGGTTGAGCACATGGAGGACTGCGACCGGATGGGCATCGAAGTGGTCAATCCGGACGTCAACCACAGCGACGCCGACTTCTCGGTGGCCGATGGAAAAATCTACTTCGCGCTCTCCGCCATCAAAGGCTGCGGAGGATCGACGGGCGTCGCCATCGAAGAGGAACGCAAGAAAAACGGTCCCTACAAAGACATCTTTGACTTCTGTGAACGCGTCGACCCGGCGGCCTGTAACAAGTCGGCCATCGAAACCCTGATCAAAGCCGGCGCGATGGACAGTTTTGGTGTCCACCGCAGCCAACTGACCGCCGTCATGGAACGGGCTATGCAAAGCGGTGCCGCGGCCCTGGCGGACAAAAAAAGCGGTCAGGCCAGCCTGTTTGGTGACATGGAAGAGGAGGAAGACGCTCCCACCGCCGCCGAATCGATGCCGGCCATGGAGGAATGGCCCGAGAAACAAAAATTGCTGGCCGAAAAAGAAGTCCTCGGCTATTACCTATCCAGCCATCCGCTGGCCGAATACGAACCTAAACTGGCCGCCTTCCGCTCGCATACCACCGACCAGTTTGGGCCGCTCAAAGACCGCGCCGAAGTCATGGTCGGCGGCATGATCAGCTCGATCAAAATCGCCCACACCAAAAACAGCAAACCCGGGGCACCAACCAAATACGTGAACTTTGATCTGGAAGATATGCAAGGCGCCGTGCGCTGCATCATGTGGCCCAGCGGCTACGCCGAAATGGGCGAAAAAGTCCAAGCCGACGCGGTCGTGATGGTGCGCGCGGTGTGTGATAAACGCGGCGGCGGCGACGAAGTGAACCTGATCATCAACGAATTGATCCCGCTGGATGAACTGGACGGCAAATACACCCGCGGCATCCGCATCCAAATCGACCAGAACAAACACGAAGAGGCGACGCTGCCGCAAATTCGGGAAATCGTTCGCGGCTACCCCGGCAAACAGGAATTGCAGTTCGCCGTCAAAGTCACCGACGGCTACGTGATCCATCTGCGAAGCAAAAAGATGCATGTGGAACTGACGCCGGAACTGCGCGAGCGGCTCGATGACCTGCTGGGTACCGGCAGCTACAAGATGTTGACCAGCCGTCCGCAGTTGGCCCAGGGCGGCGGCCCCCGCCGCCGCGGCGGCTAG